A single window of Paenibacillus sp. SYP-B4298 DNA harbors:
- a CDS encoding DUF2487 family protein — MKFSDIEAERWEELKPYLDTCLLPVTGLDGTETPYEATSALENLRDVMALVEVPFKGRLVTYPAYHFYDPSDHMRLDELCRRLRMTGFRYIIVATAKPMLGLAGVSADLFIAPAADGAYPQASEVQQAVAAMWQRQQQKNETEAVATE, encoded by the coding sequence ATGAAGTTTAGCGACATTGAAGCGGAGCGCTGGGAGGAACTGAAGCCATATCTGGATACGTGCCTGCTTCCGGTGACCGGGCTGGACGGGACGGAGACGCCATATGAGGCGACAAGCGCGCTGGAGAATTTGCGGGATGTGATGGCCTTGGTGGAGGTTCCATTCAAGGGCAGGCTGGTGACATATCCTGCTTATCATTTCTATGACCCGTCGGATCATATGCGACTGGACGAGCTGTGCAGACGTCTGCGTATGACGGGCTTTCGTTATATTATTGTGGCGACAGCCAAGCCTATGCTTGGTCTGGCAGGAGTTTCGGCTGACTTGTTCATTGCACCTGCCGCAGATGGGGCATATCCTCAGGCGTCTGAAGTTCAGCAGGCCGTAGCCGCCATGTGGCAGCGCCAGCAGCAAAAAAACGAGACCGAGGCCGTTGCGACAGAATAA
- a CDS encoding RNA polymerase sigma factor: protein MTDSQLIREIKDGNVQLYSELMRRYQRKILSFIFHMLKSAQLELMAEDLCSETFYKAYRSLHSFREVDASFSTWLYTIARNTVLSELRKQKNAHLSLDESGYIPVAPLDAVPEQQVLQNERMSLVREAINNLPEKQRSALILREYDQLDYQEIANILGQTVSSVKSLLFRARASVKLQLEPYFGEQLAVEEFEGMKTR from the coding sequence ATGACCGATTCCCAGTTAATTAGAGAGATTAAGGATGGCAACGTACAGCTTTATTCGGAATTGATGCGACGCTACCAACGCAAGATACTCTCGTTTATATTTCATATGTTGAAGAGCGCGCAGTTGGAGCTGATGGCAGAGGATCTTTGTTCAGAAACCTTCTACAAGGCGTACCGAAGCCTTCATTCCTTCCGAGAAGTTGATGCTTCCTTTTCTACGTGGCTGTATACAATTGCCCGCAATACGGTTCTAAGCGAGCTTCGCAAGCAAAAGAATGCCCATCTCTCGCTTGACGAGTCAGGATACATACCGGTAGCCCCGCTAGATGCTGTTCCCGAGCAGCAGGTGCTGCAGAACGAGCGGATGTCGCTAGTGCGTGAGGCGATTAATAATCTTCCTGAGAAGCAGCGCTCTGCCCTTATACTTAGGGAGTACGATCAGCTTGATTATCAGGAGATAGCGAACATACTCGGTCAGACGGTTAGCTCCGTCAAATCCTTGCTATTCCGTGCGAGAGCCAGTGTGAAGCTGCAGCTTGAACCCTATTTTGGAGAACAACTGGCAGTGGAAGAATTTGAAGGGATGAAGACACGATGA
- a CDS encoding histidine phosphatase family protein — protein MRHGRTDWNALGKIQGQTNIPLNEEGILQARSLARRLAQEPWQWEAVIASPLSRAMDTARIVADTLAIPLLPPDERLKERSFGEIEGTTEEERLERWGAQWRQTYTGQESDESVKERGFAFINDWLSREEPRRLLVVTHGSFLTQMLHAQCSGLDRSYIGNLSYSVAEYRENRWHSLLHNCMAHLK, from the coding sequence GTGAGACACGGCAGGACCGACTGGAACGCTCTTGGCAAAATCCAGGGTCAGACCAATATCCCGCTGAATGAGGAAGGGATATTGCAAGCAAGGTCGCTGGCCAGAAGGCTTGCGCAGGAGCCGTGGCAATGGGAGGCTGTCATTGCTAGTCCGCTGTCGCGGGCAATGGATACAGCGCGGATCGTAGCGGATACGCTCGCTATTCCGTTGCTGCCCCCGGATGAGCGGCTCAAGGAACGGAGCTTTGGCGAGATCGAGGGCACTACAGAGGAGGAACGGCTGGAGAGATGGGGAGCACAATGGCGCCAGACCTATACAGGACAAGAGAGCGATGAGTCTGTCAAGGAGCGTGGATTCGCATTCATTAACGATTGGCTGAGCAGAGAAGAGCCACGGCGGTTGCTCGTCGTTACACATGGCAGCTTCCTGACCCAGATGCTTCATGCGCAGTGCAGCGGGCTTGACCGCAGCTATATTGGCAATCTATCCTATTCCGTTGCAGAATACCGTGAGAACAGATGGCACTCTTTGTTGCATAATTGTATGGCTCACCTGAAATAA
- the qcrB gene encoding menaquinol-cytochrome c reductase cytochrome b subunit encodes MFKGVYNWIDERLDITPMWRDVADHEVPEHVNPAHHFSAFVYCFGGLTFFITVIQILSGMFLTMYYVPDIINAYASVDYLQHKVAFGGIVRAMHHWGASLVIVMMFLHTLRVFFTGSYKAPREMNWVVGMLIFFIMLGLGLTGYLLPWDNKAYFATKVTLQIAESVPYLGPYIKELLNGGEIVGAQTLTRFFAIHVFFLPGALLALLAAHFFMIRKQGISGPL; translated from the coding sequence ATGTTTAAGGGTGTATACAATTGGATTGACGAACGTCTTGATATTACGCCAATGTGGAGGGACGTAGCGGATCATGAGGTTCCTGAGCATGTCAACCCCGCTCACCATTTCTCTGCATTCGTATACTGTTTCGGCGGTCTGACGTTTTTTATCACAGTCATTCAGATCTTGTCAGGAATGTTCCTGACGATGTATTACGTGCCGGATATTATTAACGCTTACGCGAGCGTTGACTATCTGCAGCACAAGGTTGCATTCGGCGGTATTGTTCGCGCGATGCACCACTGGGGCGCAAGCCTTGTCATTGTAATGATGTTTTTACATACCCTGCGCGTATTCTTCACTGGCTCCTACAAGGCGCCGCGCGAGATGAACTGGGTTGTAGGGATGTTGATTTTCTTCATCATGCTTGGACTTGGTCTGACCGGCTATTTGTTGCCTTGGGACAACAAGGCATACTTCGCCACGAAGGTTACCCTGCAAATCGCTGAATCAGTGCCTTACCTGGGACCATACATTAAGGAGCTGCTGAACGGCGGGGAGATTGTCGGCGCGCAAACGCTAACACGCTTCTTTGCAATTCACGTCTTCTTCTTGCCGGGAGCATTGCTCGCACTGCTTGCTGCGCACTTCTTCATGATTCGGAAGCAAGGGATTTCCGGACCACTATAA
- a CDS encoding DUF1405 domain-containing protein, producing MPWSLLRFWDRAVLMNRTFLWLLLLVNTGGTVYGYMWYGNQLAYTYEHHPLWQLVFVPDSPTASLFFTLSILFLLYPPQRPGRLLRGLRAVLEGLAVCTSIKYGIWAVAMIFAGAAQGDPLEWQHWMLVASHLGMALEALLYVRFMAFGRLGALAALLWLLLNDTMDYTYGIFPALSRALLDDLAAIERFTYGLSLFSFAVALLALAARGSQQRL from the coding sequence ATGCCATGGTCTTTGCTGCGGTTTTGGGACCGCGCTGTATTAATGAATCGCACCTTCTTGTGGCTGCTGCTGCTCGTGAATACCGGCGGCACCGTCTACGGCTACATGTGGTACGGCAATCAGCTTGCCTATACCTATGAGCATCATCCGCTGTGGCAGCTTGTATTTGTACCGGACAGCCCGACAGCGAGCCTGTTCTTCACCCTGTCGATACTGTTTCTGCTGTATCCGCCGCAGCGCCCGGGACGTCTCCTCCGAGGGCTGCGCGCTGTGCTGGAGGGGCTGGCTGTATGCACCTCGATCAAATACGGCATCTGGGCAGTAGCGATGATCTTTGCCGGGGCGGCGCAGGGTGATCCGCTGGAGTGGCAGCATTGGATGCTCGTCGCCTCTCATCTGGGGATGGCGCTGGAGGCGCTGCTCTATGTGCGCTTCATGGCATTTGGCAGATTAGGGGCGCTTGCCGCGCTCCTCTGGCTGCTGCTTAACGATACGATGGATTACACCTACGGTATTTTCCCGGCGTTATCCCGAGCCTTGCTGGATGATCTGGCGGCGATAGAGCGCTTCACGTATGGGCTGTCGCTGTTTAGCTTTGCAGTTGCGCTGCTGGCGCTGGCTGCACGAGGAAGTCAGCAGCGCTTGTAG
- a CDS encoding anti-sigma factor family protein, whose amino-acid sequence MKCHEVQEALGVYWDLPENDPERMAIDRHLQQCESCMEEFRIWEESEAMIRSAAESPAGMEPMDDITRGVMERIYMEQAWMQPINERRYQLSKVFKRNVAAVIACCMAMFVCGFVYFLFGERTDPQATVSNITGLLDTVNANEGISLISTDFYNEIPVASISDPFVLNVVPTVPQYWVALSILGIIVTLLILNWLSRTRT is encoded by the coding sequence ATGAAATGCCATGAGGTTCAAGAGGCGCTCGGGGTCTACTGGGATCTCCCAGAGAATGACCCTGAACGAATGGCGATTGATCGGCATCTTCAGCAATGCGAGAGCTGCATGGAGGAGTTTCGCATCTGGGAAGAAAGTGAAGCCATGATTCGCAGTGCTGCGGAAAGTCCAGCCGGGATGGAACCGATGGATGACATTACTCGCGGAGTTATGGAACGGATCTATATGGAGCAAGCCTGGATGCAGCCGATTAACGAGCGCCGTTATCAGCTCAGCAAGGTGTTCAAGCGGAATGTAGCTGCTGTGATCGCATGCTGTATGGCGATGTTCGTCTGCGGATTCGTATATTTTCTATTTGGAGAGCGCACGGACCCGCAAGCAACAGTATCCAATATTACCGGTCTGCTCGATACGGTGAATGCCAATGAAGGTATTTCGCTGATCAGCACCGATTTTTACAACGAAATTCCTGTTGCAAGCATCAGTGATCCTTTTGTGTTGAATGTCGTGCCAACTGTACCGCAATATTGGGTCGCACTGTCGATATTAGGGATCATTGTAACGCTGCTTATACTGAATTGGCTGTCTCGAACTCGAACATAG
- a CDS encoding QcrA and Rieske domain-containing protein, whose product MSNHEHHDSAHQPVKRKEMSRRQFLAYTLGGTTAFLAAGPVLPMVRFAVDPILTKKTEGTFVKVVEESKITNEPQEFKFQVHQVDGWYESDPEMAAWIAKDSQGNVFALSPVCKHLGCTINWNSQNDNQYFCPCHEAKYTKEGKNLKVAPSPLDEYDLKIEDGFIYLGPVKPNTKV is encoded by the coding sequence ATGAGTAACCATGAACACCATGATTCCGCACATCAACCCGTCAAGCGTAAGGAAATGTCACGCCGCCAGTTTTTGGCTTATACGCTTGGAGGAACAACGGCTTTCCTGGCTGCAGGTCCAGTTCTGCCGATGGTACGCTTTGCGGTTGATCCAATCCTAACAAAGAAAACAGAAGGCACATTCGTCAAGGTTGTGGAAGAAAGCAAGATTACGAATGAGCCGCAGGAATTCAAGTTCCAGGTGCATCAGGTGGATGGCTGGTATGAGAGCGATCCTGAGATGGCTGCCTGGATCGCGAAGGATAGTCAAGGTAATGTTTTTGCCCTCTCGCCGGTATGCAAGCACTTGGGATGTACAATTAACTGGAACTCGCAGAACGACAATCAGTATTTTTGTCCATGCCATGAAGCGAAGTACACCAAAGAAGGCAAGAATCTGAAGGTTGCACCGTCTCCACTGGACGAGTACGACTTGAAGATTGAGGATGGCTTCATCTATCTTGGACCGGTTAAACCGAACACTAAAGTATAA
- a CDS encoding sporulation protein YpjB, producing the protein MRGICAAIAAGLLLFSLCGWQAEAQQRDIEDGKRAAGYTRETARLLELSDELYQSAFAGNRQLVFQYTQRLARLSAVPELRSAIGSAAGWRELDATTRRLQQVILGGKPHAELWQASSRLMLAYDALAKSEQALWLNYEEVLKEDVRRIFLAWRTLEKHHAAAAVAALKPLEDHVRLIRPAALLEREVEQVEALQQSVVFARRLLEAAADGRADRSRVEPMFGILDAAIDRLFGSQHPAEAEPVFSPVLTGMPWRWTLLLSIIIISVLSFSGYRRYRYERERIVPRQPVNRD; encoded by the coding sequence ATGAGAGGAATCTGTGCTGCAATTGCTGCCGGCTTGCTATTGTTCAGTCTGTGTGGATGGCAGGCAGAGGCGCAGCAACGGGATATAGAGGATGGGAAGCGCGCTGCGGGCTATACCCGCGAGACGGCGCGATTACTTGAGCTGTCGGACGAGCTGTATCAGAGTGCCTTTGCAGGCAACAGGCAGTTGGTCTTCCAATATACGCAGCGGCTGGCCCGTCTGTCGGCTGTGCCTGAGCTGCGCAGCGCTATCGGCAGCGCTGCTGGCTGGAGAGAGCTGGATGCCACCACAAGACGGCTACAGCAGGTTATTCTAGGCGGCAAGCCGCATGCCGAGCTATGGCAAGCCAGTTCAAGGTTAATGCTGGCGTATGATGCGCTCGCCAAATCGGAGCAGGCGCTGTGGTTGAATTACGAGGAGGTGCTGAAGGAGGATGTGCGCCGCATCTTCCTTGCCTGGCGGACGCTGGAGAAGCATCATGCTGCAGCGGCTGTCGCGGCGCTTAAGCCGCTGGAGGATCATGTTCGACTCATTCGGCCGGCAGCGCTGCTGGAGCGGGAGGTGGAGCAGGTGGAAGCGCTGCAGCAGAGCGTTGTGTTTGCTAGACGTCTGCTTGAGGCTGCGGCTGACGGGAGAGCGGACAGGTCGAGAGTGGAGCCGATGTTTGGCATCTTGGACGCTGCGATCGACCGATTGTTCGGGTCGCAGCATCCAGCAGAGGCGGAGCCGGTCTTCTCTCCGGTATTGACGGGGATGCCATGGCGATGGACCTTGCTGTTATCCATCATTATTATTTCGGTGCTGAGCTTTTCCGGCTATCGCAGATACCGCTATGAGCGGGAGCGCATCGTGCCGCGCCAGCCGGTCAATCGGGATTAA
- a CDS encoding IDEAL domain-containing protein, with product MDKMKMTYETMLGLAAEMLLDDAVLKFRKERLYKAIDTALADGDEMTFKELTNELKSIQAS from the coding sequence ATGGATAAAATGAAAATGACGTATGAGACGATGTTGGGCTTGGCTGCGGAGATGCTGCTGGATGACGCGGTTCTGAAATTTCGGAAAGAACGTCTATATAAAGCGATTGACACTGCATTGGCAGACGGGGATGAGATGACATTCAAGGAGCTGACCAATGAATTGAAATCGATACAGGCTTCCTAA
- a CDS encoding menaquinol-cytochrome c reductase cytochrome b/c subunit: protein MAHGHNSKEKVVFVGDSRIRKDGRMANIPPDFTAFPGKSEAFIPYFLLKEWMVGAVVLVGFLVLTIAHPAPLGYPADPMNASFIPMPDWYFLFMYQLLKYPYVSGDYVVLGVMGVPGVAFGALLLAPFLDTGKERRFYRRPIASALMLLSLISIIYLTKVSWDHYQHQLEATNTKPEHIVREEKAREAWEKGQPAPNPVKRAAPVAIVAEDDPAYGIVKQNCLSCHASDMNGGNGVPALRGIGDQYSKDELLNVITNGNNNMPSFKDRLSADEIDQVATWLSKQKKEAAQ from the coding sequence ATGGCGCATGGCCATAATTCTAAAGAAAAGGTCGTATTTGTCGGCGATTCGCGTATCCGCAAGGATGGCAGAATGGCGAACATACCACCTGATTTCACTGCATTTCCCGGGAAGTCCGAGGCGTTCATTCCTTACTTCCTGCTGAAAGAATGGATGGTTGGTGCGGTTGTGCTGGTCGGATTTCTCGTTCTGACAATTGCCCACCCTGCGCCGCTTGGTTATCCGGCGGACCCGATGAATGCATCGTTCATTCCGATGCCAGACTGGTACTTCCTGTTTATGTATCAGTTGCTTAAATATCCGTATGTGTCTGGTGATTATGTGGTGCTGGGGGTCATGGGGGTACCGGGTGTTGCCTTCGGCGCGTTGCTGCTCGCTCCTTTCCTCGATACAGGCAAGGAACGCCGCTTCTACCGCCGTCCGATCGCATCGGCCCTGATGCTATTGTCACTCATCTCCATTATTTACTTGACCAAGGTTTCATGGGATCATTACCAGCATCAGCTCGAAGCGACCAACACGAAGCCAGAGCATATCGTGCGTGAGGAGAAGGCTCGCGAGGCTTGGGAGAAGGGGCAGCCTGCTCCGAATCCGGTCAAGCGTGCAGCTCCGGTAGCTATCGTCGCTGAGGATGATCCGGCCTACGGAATCGTGAAGCAGAACTGTCTGAGCTGTCACGCGTCTGATATGAACGGCGGCAATGGTGTGCCTGCGCTGCGTGGTATCGGCGATCAGTATAGCAAGGATGAACTGTTGAACGTCATTACGAACGGCAATAATAATATGCCTTCCTTCAAGGATAGACTGTCTGCTGACGAGATCGATCAGGTTGCAACCTGGCTCTCCAAGCAGAAGAAGGAAGCCGCACAATAA